GCAGGATCTTGCTGAAATCGCtggattcgaagaaaaaaacctctggAGCTGAGTGTCGAAAGAATATTGAAAGTTCTTACAATCTTCAGCCTTCGCGTTACGGACGACTTTTTCAGCTGATCGATAGTGCTTCACCAAAAAATGctcaaataaatattctatTAGTTCAGTAGATCTTTAGTAGTAAAACTCACATGTTCCATACCACCCTGCTCCGGCTTAGAAAGCTCTCGTTGAAGGACTCGTGGCAGAGGTATACAACCATTGGAGTAACATATTCCGGCTTCAAGGCCTCGATAATGGACGAAAAATTATGAACTCAGCTCAAATGCTGGCTTTCCCTGGCGAAAAACACACCTCTAGAAGTGTGGTTTGAGTTAGGCGAGATCCGGCTGCTGGGATTGCTGTTTTTGCAAGTATATTGTATTTTGCTCCTTCTTGAGCTAGTGAGTTGGAAAATCCAACAAGGGCAGACTTCGCTTAAAAACTGACATAAGCATCTATACGAACTTATATCTCCGCAAGAATATTGCGGTTTTCAGTAGGAAGCTTACAGTAACGTGAATCCGTAGTAGCCCTTGTCGAAGGGAAAGTGAAGTGAACTGATGAGAAACAGCAAACAGCTGGGGATAATAATTTCCTAGATCGGTAATTAAGCTTATTCTATGAGATAAAACTTACTACCTGGTTGATACCGCTGTCAACGGAATTGGTTTGCAAAATATACTCTGAAGATAGATCAGGCATCGCTTTAGAGGAGAGTTCTCGGTGTTTTTGAGGAAATACCATTAATAAACCAGGTGCAAAAAGTAGCAGACGCCTTATCTACAATCGTTGGATATTAAATTGACAATGCAAAATGTAATGAGCACCATCAGCGAGGGGggcgaaaaaagtaaagtatttcgcttttttttgctctttggTAGTTTAGTTCAGTAGCTTTCTTTGAATAAGATCCACAACTTTACTGCTTCTTTGGTCTTATAgttggaaacttttttttaaacaaaaaaccgGTAGAGGATTGGTAGAGAGATCGTCAGTTGCTTGAATTAGTTTTCATTTAGGGTAACCACCCTTTTAGAACTGACTCACCAATGACTGTCTGTGCCATTGCTAAGGATTGCTACGGGCCCTTGACAAATGACCCATAGCCACATCCAAAGACACACGAGAACTGTCTCCGGAGATTCTGCTTGGTTAAACTCACCAGCTGCGTAATTAGTTTGACCGAAGTCCCCATAGATGTCCGCAATTGATGACGTCACAATAATTCGCCCGTAGTTCTGTTTCCTCATATAAGGCCAGGCTGTCTTCTTTACGGAATAAGCTCCTTTCACGTGTACTCTGAAGATTAagtctggaagtgaataaggTTACAATTCATTGCTGTTCATTGACAAAGAAGGTCCCCTCACCCCAGTCGAGATCCGTCATTTTCACAAGCGAAACATCACGGAGAATCCCAGCATTATTGATTACAATATCTGCAAACTATTTTATCCGAATGATCCACAAATTGACCCCTTTACCCACCGACTCGGCAAAAAGCATCAATGGCGGTTTTTACAATCTTCTCGCCAAATTCTACACTGTCGTAGTTAGCCACTGCTTGTCCACCAGCAGTTTTAATCTCATCGACAACCTCAAAATAACCACCCATAGTGAAAATCTCCCAAAATGATGAACGACGTCATCAAGAATTGGGCGAGAAAAGAAAGTCAAATAAGTTAGAAataagatgaagaaaaaggcTGAGATGTCATCTGGCGATACTCGGAAGAAATTCTTGAAGTGAACAAGCGCTTCTGAGGGCAGGAAACTTTAGTGTGAGGCTTCCCTAACAAAGCTATTTAATACTGAAGTTCCTTAAACTTAATAACTACATTACAGAAGGTTAAAAAGTAGTTCTGAGAATTCTAAGAGTTTTGCACTTCTAAGAATTTTGCATGAAGACAGTTAAGTGCTCGCAGTTGTatgagaaatagaaaactTTTGGTTGTTCTAATATCTTGGAATTAACAATAATTAACATTAGAACacctaatttttattttgagaaagCAGTGACAGTGACTGTGCGAAGCAGTGACAAGACTTtactactcaaaaaaaaaatcataaacataaaataacgtaGAAGGCTGCAAGGCTAGACTGTGTCTTGCTGTTATAAGGGGTATTCGATCcgttttgaatgaatttgaatttttgacggatgaatttgaataattctcaaattattctttaatcactttattttacaataaaatatgGGAAGAAATCCTGAGTCATTATATCTTTTGTGAACACACAGAAACCGTTGATAAGAATCGATGTTGATTGACGTTGTCCGTGGTCAAAACAGGTTCCGATGATTTGGATCGCCGGGAAAAGGAGCAACAGCGGTGCAGGCTATCCGTGAAAGAGCTAATCACCTACTATATTGGAAAAACTTTGCTTGTATTACAAGCATCCAAACATATCTTGgaactgtttttaaaaaatatccgtTATGAGGTTATGTTCATGAGCGTCCTAGATCGTAGATCAAAAGCCTCGTCAATAGGAAACCGAATGTTCTCGAACCCAAAGCAGTCATATCGACGTCCATACCGTTGTGGTGCGGTGTTCGACGGTTCCTTTTTCCCGCTCCAACGTCAATAATCCTGAACGTCTGGAAGCAGCCTCAAAGCGCCAGAGGTGAGTTTCGAAAGAAGATTAACTTTGCGTGAATATTACTTATAAGGAAACTAATTAAAAACTAGTTAGACTCCAAACTGTAACGATTTGAAGTTCCATtaatttatgattattttaaggaatattttcttatctaa
The Necator americanus strain Aroian chromosome I, whole genome shotgun sequence genome window above contains:
- a CDS encoding hypothetical protein (NECATOR_CHRI.G4201.T4); translated protein: MGGYFEVVDEIKTAGGQAVANYDSVEFGEKIVKTAIDAFCRVDIVINNAGILRDVSLVKMTDLDWEYT
- a CDS encoding hypothetical protein (NECATOR_CHRI.G4202.T1) codes for the protein MLIDVVRGQNRKPNVLEPKAVISTSIPLWCGVRRFLFPAPTSIILNVWKQPQSARGATSSFLFKQSSTSYLI
- a CDS encoding hypothetical protein (NECATOR_CHRI.G4201.T5) produces the protein MGTSVKLITQLEIIIPSCLLFLISSLHFPFDKGYYGFTLLEVCPCWIFQLTSSRRSKIQYTCKNSNPSSRISPNSNHTSRGLEAGICYSNGCIPLPRVLQRELSKPEQGGMEHHYRSAEKVVRNAKAEDCDAKNEKRPTVTVTVSGDDFFDIANEKPNSQAFMGGKLEVKRNVMLRQELQTILEKKRKSKLQLLTLQIR
- a CDS encoding hypothetical protein (NECATOR_CHRI.G4201.T6) — encoded protein: MGTSVKLITQLEIIIPSCLLFLISSLHFPFDKGYYGFTLLEVCPCWIFQLTSSRRSKIQYTCKNSNPSSRISPNSNHTSRGLEAGICYSNGCIPLPRVLQRELSKPEQGGMEHHFLVKHYRSAEKVVRNAKAEDCDAKNEKRPTVTVTVSGDDFFDIANEKPNSQAFMGGKLEVKRNVMLRQELQTILEKKRKSKLQLLTLQIR
- a CDS encoding hypothetical protein (NECATOR_CHRI.G4201.T3), which translates into the protein MRKQNYGRIIVTSSIADIYGDFGQTNYAAGEFNQAESPETVLVCLWMWLWVICQGPVAILSNGTDSHWKLLSPAVCCFSSVHFTFPSTRATTDSRYSKSALVGFSNSLAQEGAKYNILAKTAIPAAGSRLTQTTLLEALKPEYVTPMVVYLCHESFNESFLSRSRVHFLVKHYRSAEKVVRNAKAEDCDAKNEKRPTVTVTVSGDDFFDIANEKPNSQAFMGGKLEVKRNVMLRQELQTILEKKRKSKLQLLTLQIR